The window GGGAAGAAGCGATTTCTAGTATCGAATCCAGGTTGCGTTATCGCAAAGCGCTTGATGTTATTTTAAGCAGCGCCGAGGTAACCATCGAAGACATTCCGAGTGATTCGTCGGCAGAACCCGGACAAAAAAGTCCCGAAGCCCTGGCCGCTGTTGAATAACACCCAAAGGTCGTTAAAAACAACCCGGTGTAATCTGACCAACAGATATTCCTGCCGGAAAAGGTAAAGTAGGCATTATGACTAATCCAACTTCCAGTTACTATCCACCAACGGTTATTGAGCAAACGCCGCGCGGCGAACGCGCTTATGACATTTACTCGCGCTTGCTTAAAGACAACATTATTTTCATTGGAACGCCGATTGATGACACGGTCGCGAATCTGGTTGTCGCTCAATTGTTGTTCCTTCAATCCGAAGATCCGGATCGGGAAATTTCGCTTTATATCAATTCGCCAGGCGGATCAGTCACTGCTGGTTTGGCGATTTACGATACGATGCAGTTCGTGCGTTGCCCTGTTTCAACGTTTTGCGTTGGACAATGCGCTTCGATGGCGGCTGTCTTGTTGGCTGCAGGGTCAAAAGGTCGGCGATTTGCGTTGCCGAATTCACGTATTCTGATCCACCAGCCGCATGCTGGCGGCATTTCCGGACAAGCGAGCGATATCAAAATCGCAGCCGAAGAAATTATCCGGATGCGTCAGCGGTTAAATGAGATATTGGCCGAACACACTGGTAACCCGCTTGACCAGATAGAAAAGGATGTTGATCGCGATCGCATTATGAGTGCAATGCAGGCGAAGGAATACGGAATTGTTGATCTGGTTATCAAACAGCGCGAATAGAGCCAAAAATACGATGCAGCGGATGTGCTGATAGAGTTTTAAGCGGCTCCATCTGCTGCATTTGTCACTTAGCGGAATATGAACAGTTATAACTCCTCAGGCAACCCTCACTCCGGAACCAGTGGCGCTTTGAACCGGCAGGCGCAGCGCCAGGTTTTACGTTGTTCTTTCTGCGGTTTGGGGGAAGGGGAAGTGGCACGGCTGTTTGAAGGCACTTCCGGGTTTATCTGTGATGAGTGCGTAGACGTATGCGTTCAACTTCTGTATGACTATCGCGAAATGGGGATGAAACCCCCAAGATCCAATCAAC is drawn from Acidobacteriota bacterium and contains these coding sequences:
- a CDS encoding ATP-dependent Clp protease proteolytic subunit, translated to MTNPTSSYYPPTVIEQTPRGERAYDIYSRLLKDNIIFIGTPIDDTVANLVVAQLLFLQSEDPDREISLYINSPGGSVTAGLAIYDTMQFVRCPVSTFCVGQCASMAAVLLAAGSKGRRFALPNSRILIHQPHAGGISGQASDIKIAAEEIIRMRQRLNEILAEHTGNPLDQIEKDVDRDRIMSAMQAKEYGIVDLVIKQRE
- a CDS encoding ClpX C4-type zinc finger protein, translated to MNSYNSSGNPHSGTSGALNRQAQRQVLRCSFCGLGEGEVARLFEGTSGFICDECVDVCVQLLYDYREMGMKPPRSNQPWYKKLFSEDLAGVANCSFNVHDRENPQGERVFPGADAQICDKCVRACEVLKSTLVLGD